From the genome of Perca flavescens isolate YP-PL-M2 chromosome 1, PFLA_1.0, whole genome shotgun sequence, one region includes:
- the btbd10b gene encoding BTB/POZ domain-containing protein 10 isoform X1 yields the protein MEARLHSYDSNSSDTENWERNATSRPRKLCKHSSSQARASQVEAEQRKMSMHGASGGCDRSRDRRRSSDRSRDSSHEREGQLTPCIRNVTSPTRQHNSDRERDGGPSSRPSSPRPQRVSPSGSSSSGVVSSRNSSLSSIEGTFKSLGVGDMVFVYENPKEGAAGATVGNRNIRTSERVTLIVDNTRFVVDPSIFTAQPNTMLGRMFGSGREHNFTRPNEKGEFEVAEGISSTVFRAILDYYKSGIIRCPDGISIPELREACDYLCISFDYSTIKCRDLSALMHELSNDGARRQFEFYLEEMVLPLMVASAQSGERECHIVVLTDDDVVDWDEEYPPQMGEEYSQIIYSTKLYRFFKYIENRDVAKSVLKERGLKKIRLGIEGYPTYKEKVKKRPGGRPEVIYNYVQRPFIRMSWEKEEGKSRHVDFQCVKSKSITNLAAAAADIPQDQLVMHPGPQVDELDILPNHPPSANHYSNNYSNEPDPDAPSPAV from the exons ATGGAAGCACGTCTGCATTCATATGACAGTAACTCCAGTGACACCGAAAACTGGGAACGAAACGCAACAAGCCGACCTCGCAAACTCTGCAAGCATTCGAG CAGTCAGGCCCGAGCATCTCAAGTTGAGGCAGAACAGAGGAAGATGAGCATGCATGGTGCCAGTGGAGGCTGTGACCGCTCACGTGACCGCCGCCGCTCCAGCGATCGCTCCAGAGACTCCTCACACGAGAGAGAAGGCCAGCTCACCCCCTGCATTCGCAACGTCACCTCACCCACCCGCCAACACAACAGTG aCCGTGAACGAGATGGTGGCCCATCATCGAGGCCTAGTAGCCCACGGCCTCAGAGAGTCTCTCCCAGCGGCTCCAGCAGCAGCGGGGTGGTGAGCAGTCGCAACAGCAGCCTTTCAAGTATTGAAGGCACCTTCAAGAGCTTGGGAGTTGGAGACATGGTTTTTGTCTATGAGAATCCCAAGGAGGGAGCAGCAGGTGCCACTGTGGGAAATCGAAACATTCGGACCTCAGAAAGAGTCACTCTAATCGTTGACAACACACGCTTTGTAGTAGATCCTTCCATCTTCACTGCACAACCCAATACCATGTTGGGCAG AATGTTTGGATCTGGAAGAGAACATAATTTCACACGACCCAACGAGAAGGGAGAGTTTGAGGTGGCTGAGGGCATTAGCTCAACCGTTTTCCGAGCAATTCTG GATTACTACAAATCTGGGATAATCCGCTGTCCTGATGGAATCTCCATCCCTGAGTTGCGGGAGGCGTGTGACTATCTATGCATCTCCTTTGACTACAGCACCATCAAATGCAGAGACCTTA GTGCCCTGATGCATGAGCTGTCTAATGATGGAGCTCGGCGGCAATTTGAGTTTTACCTGGAGGAAATGGTTCTGCCTTTGATGGTGGCCAGTGCCCAGAGCGGAGAGAGGGAATGTCACATTGTAGTCCTTACTGATGATGATGTGGTTGACTGGGACGAAGAATATCCACCACAAATGGGAGAAGAGTATTCACAGA TCATCTACAGCACAAAACTGTACAGATTTTTCAAGTATATTGAGAACCGAGATGTTGCCAAATCAGTTTTAAAGGagagaggtttaaaaaaaataagactggGCATTGAAG GCTACCCTACATATAAAGAGAAAGTCAAAAAACGACCAGGAGGTCGTCCAGAGGTCATTTACAACTATGTCCAGAGGCCCTTTATCCGCATGTCCTGGGAGAAGGAAGAGGGTAAAAGCCGCCATGTGGACTTCCAGTGTGTCAAGTCCAAGTCCATCACTAacctggcagcagcagcagcagacatccCCCAGGACCAGCTGGTGATGCACCCTGGCCCTCAAGTGGATGAACTGGACATCCTACCTAATCACCCACCTAGTGCGAATCACTACAGCAACAACTACAGCAACGAGCCTGACCCTGATGCACCTTCACCTGCTGTCTGA
- the btbd10b gene encoding BTB/POZ domain-containing protein 10 isoform X2, with amino-acid sequence MSMHGASGGCDRSRDRRRSSDRSRDSSHEREGQLTPCIRNVTSPTRQHNSDRERDGGPSSRPSSPRPQRVSPSGSSSSGVVSSRNSSLSSIEGTFKSLGVGDMVFVYENPKEGAAGATVGNRNIRTSERVTLIVDNTRFVVDPSIFTAQPNTMLGRMFGSGREHNFTRPNEKGEFEVAEGISSTVFRAILDYYKSGIIRCPDGISIPELREACDYLCISFDYSTIKCRDLSALMHELSNDGARRQFEFYLEEMVLPLMVASAQSGERECHIVVLTDDDVVDWDEEYPPQMGEEYSQIIYSTKLYRFFKYIENRDVAKSVLKERGLKKIRLGIEGYPTYKEKVKKRPGGRPEVIYNYVQRPFIRMSWEKEEGKSRHVDFQCVKSKSITNLAAAAADIPQDQLVMHPGPQVDELDILPNHPPSANHYSNNYSNEPDPDAPSPAV; translated from the exons ATGAGCATGCATGGTGCCAGTGGAGGCTGTGACCGCTCACGTGACCGCCGCCGCTCCAGCGATCGCTCCAGAGACTCCTCACACGAGAGAGAAGGCCAGCTCACCCCCTGCATTCGCAACGTCACCTCACCCACCCGCCAACACAACAGTG aCCGTGAACGAGATGGTGGCCCATCATCGAGGCCTAGTAGCCCACGGCCTCAGAGAGTCTCTCCCAGCGGCTCCAGCAGCAGCGGGGTGGTGAGCAGTCGCAACAGCAGCCTTTCAAGTATTGAAGGCACCTTCAAGAGCTTGGGAGTTGGAGACATGGTTTTTGTCTATGAGAATCCCAAGGAGGGAGCAGCAGGTGCCACTGTGGGAAATCGAAACATTCGGACCTCAGAAAGAGTCACTCTAATCGTTGACAACACACGCTTTGTAGTAGATCCTTCCATCTTCACTGCACAACCCAATACCATGTTGGGCAG AATGTTTGGATCTGGAAGAGAACATAATTTCACACGACCCAACGAGAAGGGAGAGTTTGAGGTGGCTGAGGGCATTAGCTCAACCGTTTTCCGAGCAATTCTG GATTACTACAAATCTGGGATAATCCGCTGTCCTGATGGAATCTCCATCCCTGAGTTGCGGGAGGCGTGTGACTATCTATGCATCTCCTTTGACTACAGCACCATCAAATGCAGAGACCTTA GTGCCCTGATGCATGAGCTGTCTAATGATGGAGCTCGGCGGCAATTTGAGTTTTACCTGGAGGAAATGGTTCTGCCTTTGATGGTGGCCAGTGCCCAGAGCGGAGAGAGGGAATGTCACATTGTAGTCCTTACTGATGATGATGTGGTTGACTGGGACGAAGAATATCCACCACAAATGGGAGAAGAGTATTCACAGA TCATCTACAGCACAAAACTGTACAGATTTTTCAAGTATATTGAGAACCGAGATGTTGCCAAATCAGTTTTAAAGGagagaggtttaaaaaaaataagactggGCATTGAAG GCTACCCTACATATAAAGAGAAAGTCAAAAAACGACCAGGAGGTCGTCCAGAGGTCATTTACAACTATGTCCAGAGGCCCTTTATCCGCATGTCCTGGGAGAAGGAAGAGGGTAAAAGCCGCCATGTGGACTTCCAGTGTGTCAAGTCCAAGTCCATCACTAacctggcagcagcagcagcagacatccCCCAGGACCAGCTGGTGATGCACCCTGGCCCTCAAGTGGATGAACTGGACATCCTACCTAATCACCCACCTAGTGCGAATCACTACAGCAACAACTACAGCAACGAGCCTGACCCTGATGCACCTTCACCTGCTGTCTGA
- the LOC114562640 gene encoding LOW QUALITY PROTEIN: aryl hydrocarbon receptor nuclear translocator-like protein 1 (The sequence of the model RefSeq protein was modified relative to this genomic sequence to represent the inferred CDS: inserted 2 bases in 1 codon; substituted 3 bases at 3 genomic stop codons), with product MGQSLFDYLHPKDIFTVKEQISSAITAPQEGLTNSKMVFVVKTHISPSSSXDCSGMRRSFFCRMKCNRNMEDXDFLSSCWKKNSDCKGFCTIHSTGNLNSWPPTEVDLDENNEPDNDGCILSCLVAIGWLHPHTVSQPPQNPHKVKPVEFVSHHPIDGKFVFVDQRXVLSLKYIERKYIKXYSFLLGTTFYEYFHEEDIAHSAERHRQVLQREKINTNCYKLKKIKDGSFITLRSR from the exons ATGGGTCAGAGCCTGTTTGATTACCTGCATCCTAAAGATATTTTCACAGTCAAGGAGCAGATATCCTCAGCAATAACCGCACCACAAGAGGGACTCACCAATTCAAAAA TGGTCTTTGTCGTGAAGACACATATCAGTCCAAGTTCTTC TGACTGTTCTGGGATGAGACGCTCATTTTTCTGCAGGATGAAGTGCAACCGAAACATGGAAGATTAAGATTTTCTCTCAAGCTGCTGGAAAAAGAATT CAGATTGTAAAGGCTTCTGCACCATTCACAGCACTGGTAACTTAAATAGTTGGCCCCCCACTGAGGTGGATCTGGATGAAAATAATGA accgGACAATGATGGATGTATCTTGAGCTGTCTGGTGGCTATTGGTTGGTTGCATCCTCACACTGTTTCTCAGCCGCCGCAGAATCCCCACAAGGTCAAGCCTGTGGAGTTTGTTTCACATCACCCCATTGATGGGAAGTTTGTCTTTGTAGATCAAAGGTGAGTTTT ATCACTAAAATATATTGaaagaaaatacattaaataatactCTTTTCTGCTGGGAACTACATTTTACGAATACTTTCATGAAGAGGATATTGCTCATTCAGCAGAACGTCACAGGCAAG TGCTGCAAAGAGAGAAGATCAATACAAACTGctacaagttaaaaaaaataaaagatggcTCATTCATCACACTAAGAAGCCGATGA